The Thermodesulfovibrio sp. 3462-1 genome contains the following window.
TTCATAACCTTCTTTTTTCAGCACATGTTCCAGGTTTTTTAAAGTTATTTTTTCATCATCTACTACCAGAATTTTTGTCATTTTATCGTCTCGGAAGCATTACTATAAATGTTGTTCCCTGTCCAGGAGTACTGTCCACACATATACAGCCATCGTGGTCTTTGATTAATTCTTGAGTTATAAAAAGTCCTAATCCTGAACCTTTGTTTTCTTTAGTAGTGAAGAATGGTTCAAAGATTTTTGAGATGTTCTCTTGAGGAATGCCAGGTCCATTGTCTTTTACCTCTAAGATAACGAACTCTTTATTAAGAGAAATTTCTCCTACACATTTTCCTTCTTTTTTAAGAAACAGATATTTATCAAGAGCTTCCTGGCTGTATGAGTAAGCCCTGATTTTTACTTCTCCTTGTAGTGCAGATGCCTGGATAGCGTTTTTAATAAGATTCAAAAGAACCTGCTGAATTCGTTGTTTATCCGCATATATTGTAAGATTTTCTTCTACATCAATAATTAAGTTAATTTTTGTTGGGATTTCACCTTTAATTAAAACAATCGTTTCTTCAATTAAATTCTGTGCAGAAATGTTTTCCTTCTGCAGTTCTTTTCTTCTTGAAAAATCAAGGACTGTTTTTATAATGTTTTTAGCTCTCTCAGTCTGAGATTCTATTGCATGAAGAAGTTCTTTTTTATATTCAGTATCTGCTTCTTCAAATTCTTCAATAAGTATCTGACATGATGTTGAAATGTTAGATAAAGGATTGTTAAGTTCATGGGCAATTCCAGAAAGCAGTGTTCCAAGAGAAGACAGTTTTTCAGCCTGTATAAGCTGTTTTTGTTTTGATTCAAGTTCTTTTAAAACTTTATTAAAAGTATCTACAAGTGAAAGAATTTCTTTATCATTAGATTTAACTTCAATAGAATATATTTTACCCTCTGCGATCTTTTTCATTTTATCTTCAAGCTCTTTCAATGGTTTTGAAATTAATCTTGTAAGACCTAAACCAAAAGAAATAAATGGGATGACAAAAAATATGATTATCAAAAAAATACTGTATTTCAAGATGTTATTCAGACTGTCTTTTATTAATCTACGTTCTGTTGTTTTAATATTTTCTGCAATATGGGTAAGCATTTTACCTTTTTCCCTTATTGACTGTTCAAGATTATGAACCGAGGGAGAATTTATTTTTTCTTTTAACTGTAACATTAGTAATTCATAAATTTGCAGAGTATTTGATAATTCTTTAATTGATTTTTCTATTTTTAATCCTTCAAATTTTTGATCAGTGATAAAATTTTTAACAGTCTTAATGTACTCTAAGTTGTCACGATAGTCTGTTTCATTTCTATAAAGAAAAAAATTCTTCTCTGTTCTTCTTATTTCCTGAATTGTTTCAAATAAATTAAAGATACTCTCTTCCACCTCTATTTTTTGTTTGATTAGCCATATATCATATAGAACAACCACTGATAAACCGATAGTAACAAGGATTCCACTAATGTAAAAAAGCATTATTTTTTGTGCAATGCTTTTAGGAAACATAGTTTAATTTAAAATATATAGATTGCAAAATGCAACAATTAGTTTATTTCTGAAACAATTGATGAGAATTATTAATAGTAAAAACTTAGGTAATTTAAGAAGATTCTTTCTGGCATAAAAAATGCTAATTTATTTATTAGAAAATTTAAAGAGGGGGTTTAAAAAATGTTTAAAAAAATTGTACAACTTTTTGAAAATTTATTTGTAGCTATTAGTTTTGCTGAGGCAGGAGAGTTTGATACAGCCAGAGAAATTCTGAGACAGCAAGATATCCATAGAAAAAAAGACAGGGTAAGGCCTCAGCAGCATATAAGACCCAGTATGAGAGCTTAGTAAAAGGGGCTATATGCCCCTTCTTAAATCAACACTATATTAACTACATCTTCAATCTTTTCCATAAATATAATTTTCAATCCTCTTTTAAAGTCTTCTGGTAGATTATCAATATCTACTTTGTTTCTGTGAGGAACTATGACTGTTTTGACTCCTGCTCTTTTTGCTGCTAAAATTTTTTCTTTAATACCTCCAACAGGAAGTATTCTTCCACTCAAGGTAAGCTCTCCTGTAATTGCAATATCTCTTCTTGCAGGCCTATTTGTAAATAGGGAAATTAAAGCCATTGCTATTGTTGCTCCTGCTGAAGGGCCATCTTTGGGAATTGCTCCCTGAGGAACATGAATGTGTATGTCCTGATTCTCAAATATCTCCTCTGAAATACCAAACACAGAAGCATTGCTTTTTATATAGCTCAGCGCTGCCTGGGCAGATTCTCTCATTATGTTTCCAAGAGAACCAGTAAGAATTAGTTCTCTTTTGCCTTTCATTTTGGCTGCTTCCACAAATATTATGTCACCGCCTGTTTCTGTCCATACAAGTCCGGTAACAACGCCAACTCTGTTTTTTGCATCAGCCACTTCAAAGTAATATCTTCTTGGACCAAGATATTTTTCCACCATTTCTGGAGTTATTTTTACTGGAGTTTTTGGCTTACTTCCTTTTACAATTTCGGTTGCCAGTTTTCTGCATATTGTTGCGATCATTCTTTCAAGATTTCTTATTCCAGCTTCTCTTGTATATTCCTGAATAATTTTTAAAATAGCCTCCTCAGTAAACGCAGGAGGAAACTCAGTAAGACCCTGCTCAGTTATCTGTTTGGGAATTAAATGTTTCAATGCTATGTTTTTCTTTTCTTCTTCTGTGTATCCTGAAAACTCTATGACCTCCATTCTGTCAAGCAGAGCTGGTTGAATATTATCAGGTATATTTGCTGTTACTATAAACATAACTCCTGAAAGGTCAAAGGGAACATCAAGGTAATGGTCAATAAATGCATAGTTTTGCTCGGGGTCAAGAGCTTCAAGAAGCGCTGAAGCAGGGTCTCCTTTGAAATCCTGACAGATTTTGTCAATCTCATCAAGCATTAAAACAGGATTAGCAACACCTGTTCTTCTAATTTCTTCTATAATTCTGCCTGGTTTTGCACCTGCATAGGTTCTTCTGTGCCCTCTTATTTCTGCCTCATCTTTTATTCCACCGAGTGAGATTCTTGCAAATTTTCTTCCAAGAGCATCAGCGATTGATTTTCCGAGAGATGTTTTTCCTGTTCCAGGAGGACCTGCAAAGCATAGAATTGAACCTTTTGTGGAAATTGTTGAAACTCTGTCTTCTGATGCCTGTTTTATTGATAGCTTTACTTCTTCTATTTTAAAAGGTTTGGCAATATAATGAAAGGCTCCTCTTTTTATTGCTTCAACTGCATTGTCCACAGCAGCATAGGCTGTTATCATTATAACTTTTGTATTTGGATATTTTGCTTTTACTTTATCAAGTATAGCAAAGCCATCTAATCCCTCCATTTTGATATCAGTAAGCACTATTTCAAATTCTTGTTCATCAAGAAGTTTGAAAGCTTCTGCACCATTTTTAGCAGTAACCACTTCGTAGTTTTCTTTTTTTAAAATGTGTTCAAGGTTTTTCCTCGCTATTTCTTCATCATCAACTATTAATATTCTTGGATTCCGATTTGAAGATAAAATTTTTACCGCAAGATGCTCAAGAATTCTATTTTTTACTCCATAAAGACCATAATGTCTTTCATTCAAAATTCTTTCTGCTCTTTCCAGGTCAAGATTATCAGCTGTTTTTTTATTCCATGGAAGTGTTGTAAGGTATTCTATGTAGGTTAGACTAATAGTGTATTCTGCTGCTGTAGGATTCATCTTGGAAAGTAAATCAAGCTCTGCAAGTGCAATATCTCTTACCTGAGAAGGCATTTCGGATTGAAAAATTTTTCTTCTCAGTTCTTCAACTATAGTATTCTTGTTTTCTTCGCTATGATCTGTTTTTTTGAAAATTTTCATTTTTGTTCTCTTTATTGCATTTTACAAATATGGCGATGCAATTTGCAACATAAAATTTTTTGTTCTGAAAAATTTCTTAACTAAAATCAAATAATTTACTCAATTAAATTTCTGGCATAGTAATTGTTTATTTAAAAAAGTGGAGGGATTGAAGATGAGAATAAAAGATTTGATAAGCAAATTTGAAAATTATATGTCAGCCGTCACTTTTGCTGAGGCAGGAGAGTTTTATACAGCCCAGCAAATTTTAAGAAAAAAGCCTGATATTGTGGTAATTATTTCAGGAACTCAAGAGGATGAGTATTCATTAAAGTACGCTTTAAATTTAAGCAAAAGAGTGAGTGGTCTATTAAGAGTTTTATGGAAAAAAGAAGTTTCAACAAATCATATAAAAAAATTAAAGGATGGGGATGTGAACTATGAAATTTTGCAGTATGATAGTTTTTCAGAACAAAAGATAAGAAATCTTTTAGAGAAAGCTGATCTTATAATTACAGCAGATGAAAAAATCTTAGGAAGACTTTCAAATGGTTATGTAGTTTTTGTTCAACCAAATAAAAATTTAATAGGAGGTTAAGATGCCAAGAAAAAACAAATCTTTATTTAAGCTGTTGTTTTATGGTGCAATTACCGTAACTCTCTATGCAGGTTTATTTCTGAATGAGCCAATAGTAAAGTCATTATGTGCAAGAGGAGGCTTATATGCTTTATTTCCAGTGGTAACTGCTTTTATTTTCTCTTTTGTCCATGGTAACTTTACAAACTATTTCTGGCAGACGCTTGGAATTGAAGCAAAGAAGAAGAGAGTTGAATTGACAGAACATGACAGAGCTGTTGAGAGAAAAGAGATCAGAACTCAGTTACGAGCATAAAAAATAAGGAAAGGAGGATAAAAAATGATTGAACTTACAACAAATTTTGTTGATTTAAACTGGATGAATGTGATGTATTTATTTTTTGTAGGACTTGTAGGAGGACTTGTAAGCGGATTTATTGGTTCAGGTGGAGCTTTTGTTCTGACACCCGGCATGATGAGCATGGGTGTTCCAGGACTTGTAGCTGTTGCATCAAATATGTGTCATAAGTTTCCAAAGGCACTTGTAGGAGCTATAAAAAGAACTAAATTCGGTCAGGTTGATGTTAAACTCGGTCTTGTTATGGGAGCCTCTGCTGAGGCAGGAGTTTTGTTCGGTGCTCATGTTCAGGAATACATAAAGAAGACATTTGGTGATGTAGGTTCAAATCTCTATGTGAGTGCGGCTTTTGTTGTTGTCCTTAGCATTGTGGGTACATATGTGCTTTTAGATGCGATAAAGACCAAAAATAATGATAAAGCAAAAAAACCAGAAGAAACTACAAAAATTGCAAAGTGGCTTCAGTCAATCTATATTCCAGGAACTATGGTTTATTTCAGAAGCCTAAATGCAAAAGTCTCTGTTCTTTTTACAATTCCACTTGGCTTTGCAACAGGCATGCTTGCAGCCACAATAGCAGTAGGAGGATTTATCGGAGTTCCTGCTATGATGTATGTGCTTGGTGTACCAGCAATAATGGCATCTGCAACTGAACTTGTTATTGCCTTTGTTATGGGTCTTGTTGGTTCTTTCAAATATGCAATGAGTGGTTTTGTTGATATAAGGCTTGCAATGATAATTCTGGCAGGTTCTCTTTTCGGTGTTCAACTTGGAGCAATAGGAACAACCTATGTTAAAGATTATATGATTAAAATCGTCATGGGAGTTATCATGCTAATTGTACTTGTTAGCAGAGGTTTAATGATTCCAGTTTATCTCGGTCAGCTTGGAATAATATCTCCTTTATCAGTAGCTACAGTTACAACACTTAAAACTTTAAGTTTTGCTATTATGGTAACAGCTCTTGTAGTGGGAGCAGGAATTATATGTATGGCATTGTTTAAGGGTTTACGGGAAGAAAGGAAAATTCAGAAGATTGTTGCAACCTCTTCAGTCACAGTTAAGTAGAATTTTAAACCTAAAAAAGGGGTGGAATAAATCCCCCCCCTTTTTTATATAATTTTAAAAAATACATAGGAGGCAAAGATGGCTCTTTACAGAAGAATGCTTGTATGCATTGATGGCTCAGAGGAAAGTTTCCATGCTTTTGAAGAGGCTGTTAGATTTGCAAAAGAAAAAAACATTACAGTCTTTGTCCTGACTGTTGCTCCATCCTATTATGGAGATTTAAGTCTTGTAGGTATTGGAGTATCTGTTGAGGAGATCTGTAAACCTTATAAGGAAAATCTTTCAAAAGCTAAAGATATAGCTGAGAAACATCAAGTTCTCGTGAAAACTCTTTATGAAGAAGGAGAACCCTTTGAAAAGATTATTGATGTAGGTGAGGAAATCTCAGCAGACTTAATAATTATGGGCAAAAAAGGTATAAGCGCTCTTCAGCAGGTTTTAATTGGAAGCGTGACAGAACGAGTGATTGGTTATAGTAATACTGATGTTTTAGTTGTCCCGAAGAATTCAACGATCAAATGGAACAGATGCCTTGTGGCTGTTGATATTTCAAAATATGGAGAAAAAGTTTGCAATAAAGCAATAGAGATTGCAAGAGATTTTCAATCAGAGATAAATCTGATTTCTGTGGTAGAAGTTCCTTCAGCAGTTTTTGCAGTGAAGCCTGAACTTTATGATGAACAGGTAAATAAAACAAAAAAATATTTAAAAGAGCTTGAACTTAAATTTCACGGTGAAAACATATCTCCCAGAATTTTTATAGAAGAAGGAGAGCCTTATAAAAAGATTCTTGAGAAGGCAGATGAGATTCAAGCTGATATTATTGTTGTGAGCTCTCATGGAAGAACAGGACTTAAAAGGCTTCTTATGGGAAGCGTATGCCAGAGAGTAATCGGGCTTTCAAAGATACCTGTCTTAGTTGTGAAATCATAAATGAAATATTTCATATCAGGTTGGGCAGGATTTAGAGAAGCACTGAATGTGCCAGAGGACTGGCATTTTTTAGCTCCTTTTATTGATTTAGATGAAGTGGGGATTTTAGACTTTTTTAATGATAAATCAGGCAATATACTTATTGGCTGGTCAACAGGTGGACATATTGTTCTTAAACATTTTCACTTTTTTTCTGAAAAATTTGAAAAAATTTTTATTATTGCAGGATTCAAAAAGTTTACCGATTACATTCATCCAAAAATTATAAAAAGAATGATTCAAAAAATGGATAGTGAACCACAGGATGTTATAAAAGAATTTCATTTAAATGCAGGATTAAAACCTTATATTCCTGAAAATATCAATAAACATGCACTTATTGAGGGTTTAAAATTTTTAATTAATTCTGATTTTGAATATTTAAGCTGTGAAAAAAACAACATAACACTTCTTCATGGAAGCATGGATAAAATTCTGCCTCCAAAAGCTTTACATGATTTAAAAAAACTATGCCCTTTTGCTCAGGCTTATGTTATATCCGGTTTTCACTGGATTCCCTTTAAAGTTTTAAATTCTATTTTACATTCCTAAATAAGTTTCTTTTATTTGCGGATGTTCAAGAAGCTCCTTTGAACGTCCTGATATTTTTATTTCTCCAACTTCCATAACATATGCTCTGTCACTTATTTCCAGCGCCATATGAACATCCTGTTCAACCAGTAAAATACTTACTCCAGATTTATTGATTTTTTTTACGACATCAACAAGTATTTCAACTATTGTTGGAGCAAGTCCCAATGTAAATTCATCAATTAAAAGAAGTTCTGGCTCATTCATAAGAGCTCTTCCTATTGCAAGCATCTGTTGTTCTCCCCCAGAAAGGTCTCCTCCAAGATGATTTTTTCTTTCATAAAGTCTTGGTAAAATGGAAAAAACTTTTTCCATTCTTTCTTTTAATCCGTTTCTTCTGCGATATGCTCCTATTTCAAGATTTTCTTTTACAGTCATACCAGAAAATATCCTTCTTCTTTCCGGGCATAGACTTATTCCCATTTTTACAATTTTGTCTGGTGAAAGATTGGCAATGTTTTCATCTTTAAAAATAATTTCTCCACTCCATACTCTTAACCTTCCTACAATTGCTCTCATCAGCGTGCTTTTCCCTGCACCATTTGAGCCAAGAAGAGCAACTATTTCACCTTTGTTGATTTCAAGAGAAATATTTCTTAATATATGTAAATCACCGTAGCCTGTATTGAGATTTTTTATTTCAAAGAATTTCATTATGCCACCCCTTTTTGTGCGAATTTACTTCCTAAATAAGCTTCAATTACCTGAGGATGATTGCAAACTTCATGAGGTTTTCCATCGCAAATAAGCTCTCCTAAGTGTAGAACAACAACTCTATCTGATATCCCCATGATAACTTTCATAACATGTTCAATTGCTATTATCGTTATTCCTCTTTCTTTCAAAAGCAAAATTTCTTTCATTATATCATCAAGCTCCTTAGGATTAAGTCCTGCCATAACCTCATCAAGAATTAAAAGTTCAGGGTCCATTGCCAGCGCTCTTGCAAGTTCAAGTTTTTTACGCTGAGCAATTGGTAAGATGCTTGGTTCTTTATCTTTTTCATTTAAAAGTCCAACTATTTTTAAGGCTTCCATTGCTATGTCTTTTGCTTCTGCATTAGTTTTTGCATTTTTTCTACCATAAAATGCTCCGACCATGACATTTTCCAAAACTGTAAGACCCTTAAATGGCTTAACAACCTGAAATGTTCTTGCTATGCCCATTTTTGAGATCTCATATGATTTCTTATTGTTGATTAATTCTCCTTTGTAATAGATTTCACCTCTTGTTATGTCAGTCAAACGACATATAAGATTCATTAAAGTTGTTTTTCCTGCTCCATTAGGTCCTATTAATCCAAGGATTTCTCCTTTGTATACTTTAAGGTTTACATTATTTAAAACCTCAAGGCCACCATATTTTTTTGCAAGATTTTTTGTTTCAAGTATTATCATCTCTCAGCACCTCAAAGTTTATTTTCTTTCAGATTAATAATAATTTTTCTAAGAGAAAATCCTTCTTTAAATGTTTCAAATAGTCCCTTAGGAATAAAAATTACTATTAATATGATTAGCAGTCCGAGTATCATTCCATGAATTTCTATAAATTTGCTCCATACCAATTCTGAGATAAGCTCAAGAATAAAAGCTCCTATCATTGGACCCAGGACAGTTGTTCCACCACCAAGCAAAATCATTGCAAACATTTTTACAGAATAAGAAGTTTGAAAAACTGTAGAAGAATCAATATATGTTAACCAATAAGCATATGCTCCACCAGCTATGCCAACAAGAGCTCCACTTATAGCCCATGATATTGTTTTAAAAAGTGGTGTATTTATACCGATTACAGATGCCGCATCTTCATCGATTCTTATTGCTCTCAAGGCATATCCAAATTTTGAACGAAATATTAAAAAAGCTATCAAAACAGTAAGCAACATTATTGAAAGGATTGCATAGTAGAAAAATTTATATATATAAGCAGGGTCACCTTCCATAATAGGCAATGTAAGTCCCATACCTCCGCCTGTTATTTCTGTCATATTATCAACAATTTCTTTTATAGCTTCCATTACTCCAATTGTAGCAATTGCAAAATAGTGTCCTTTAAGTCTTAAAAGCGGTATGCCTAAAAGTGTAGCAATTATAAATCCTGATAATGCACAGAAAGGAAGAGTCAATAAAAAGGAGAAACCATATTTTGTCATCAATACTCCAGTTACATATGCTCCTATTCCAAAAAAGGCTATATTTCCAAATGCTGGATATCCTGTAAATCCTATGATTATGTTACTTCCTGTAGCAATTGCTGCAAACATAAATGTTTGAGTTAAAACCCTGAGCCAGTATCCTGATATTAAGAATGGCAGAATCGCCAATACAGCAATAAATATAAAAAATAAAATTACACTTTTTTTCATATCAATGCTTTACCTCCGCAAAGTATTTTTTCCCTAAGATTCCTGTAGGTTTTATTACGAGAACCAGTACCATTATTGCAAGAGTAATTGCATTTTTATAGCTTTCTCCAATAATGTAAGAACTCAGAGTTTCAACAATTCCAAGAATAATACCACCCAGAAGAGCTCCTTCAACTCTTCCAAGTCCACCAAGAATACTTACAATAAAGGCTCTTAGTGTTAAAGAGCCTGCTACTGATGGAGAAAATGCCTGCGTTAATGAGAAAAGACTTCCAGCAACGCCTGCCAATCCTGAAGCAATTGCAAAGGTTATTGCAAAAATTTTTGCTGGGTTTATTCCCACCATCATTGCAGCATCAATATCAAGAGATGTGGCTTTAATTGCCTTTCCAGTCCATGTTTTATTGAGAAATAGACTTAAAAGTAATGTAATTAACACACATATTGCAAATACACCCAATCTTATATAGGGTATAACAATATCTCCTACTATTAAGCTTTCTCCAGCGTAATCAGGAGTAACAGATCTGAAGTCAGCTGAGAAAAAGGTTGTCATAAAATTTACAAGGAATATCTCTACTCCAAAAGTCAGTATAAGAAGCATAAAAATCTGTGCTTTAACAACTAAATTGAGTAAATATCTTTGCAAAATATATCCAAAGATAAAAAGAGGTATAAAACTGAATGGAAGGCTTAAAAAAGGATCAAGTCCATAATGCTGAAACAAAAATAAAGTAATATATGCTCCTAAGAGAGCTATCGCTCCGTGAGCAAGGTTAATTATATTTGTTACTCCCCAGACAAGAGAAAAACCCACACCAATAAGAGCATAAAATCCTCCAAGAAGAATACCATTTAAAAGAATTTGTAATAATATCATATCCTCCCTCGTTTTAATTTAATAAAATAAAAAAGCCCGGAGCTTGCCGGGCTTTCAGGATTATCTCCATGCTGGCTTTGGATATACTGGTTTAGCTTCAGCAGCTGCCTCAGGATATACTGTTTTTTGTTGCCCTCTCAGTATCTGGATGACAGGCATTCCTTTGCCAACAACTTTTCCTGTTGCATCAAATCTGATTTTTCCAAAGAGAGTTTCTTCATTAAAGCTTGCAAGTGCATGTCTTATTTTGTTTATATCTGTAAAAGTGCCTGCTTTCTCAATAGCTCTCTGGAATATAACTGCAGCAGCAGCACCACCAGCAGCATGATAGTTTGGTTCCACGCCAAATTTTGCTTTAAAGGCTTTTACAAAATTTGCATTTGACCCAAAAACAGGATCTTTATATTTCAAAGTTGGAGTCCATTGAGCTGAACCAAAAATGTATTCAGCATCACCTTTAAGTGCTGTTACAAAATCTGGTAAAGTTGGGCCAACTGAAAATGCTATTGCCTTTGGATTTAATTTATAATCTTTACTCTGTTTAACTATTACAACAGTATCTTGAAAATGGCCACATCCAATAAGAATATCAGGATTTTTAGCTTTAATTTCCACAATAACTGTAGACAGATCCTGTGTTCCTTTTGGATAGTCCTTGTAATACACTACTTTATATCCATATTTCTGAGCTGAAGCATATGCACCCTGTGCAACCTGAGTGGAGAAAAGATCATTTGAGTAAACAATTGCAACAGTATTTGGTTTAGGAGTTTTATTTCTTAGCATTTTTAAAGTATCATCCATGTATTCAGTAGCTACTGTATAAATTCCAAATAGATTTTTAAAGCCTCTTGTGTAAAGTTTGTCTGCAGCAGCACCACCCTGAACCATTAAAGCTCCGTACTTCTCAGTAATCGCAGATGTTGAGAAAACTGACTCACTGCCGTATGGACCTAAAATGAGTTTAATACCATCTTCGGTTATGAGTTTTTCCACAAGCTTGGCTGCTCTGTTTGGATCACTTTCATCATCGTAGTATTTAATATCCACTTTGTAATATTTATTTCCTACCTTGATACCACCTCTTTTGTTTACAGTTTCTTTCCACAGTTCGTAACCGTTCTTTACGAGATTTCCTTCCTTTGCAAGTTTTCCTGTAAGAGACAGAGCTGCGCCAAATCTGATTACATCAGCTGAATAAACCTGAGCTACTAACAACAGAATTAAACTTAAAACTAACATCATCAAACCTGCCCTTTTCATTTTCCCCTCCTTTTTTAGATTTTAATGATGATATTAAAAATTTTTAAAAAATTTCAACATCTACCTCGCTAATCCAAGTTTTTTAGCTTTTTCTGCCACTGCATGAGAAACCATCTGAGCAACTTTCTTATTGAATATACTTGGAATAATATAGTCTTCGTTAAGTTCTTCATCTTTAATTATGTTTGCGATGGCATTAGCAGCAGCAAAGAAAATTTCTTTATCAACTCCTTTTGCACGCACCTCAAGTAAGCCCTTAAACAATCCTGGAAAAGCAAGAACATTGTTAATCTGATTGGGATAGTCAGACCTTCCAGTTGCCATTATTCTGACAAGGGGCATTGCAAGCTCTGGTGCAATTTCAGGGTCTGGATTGGCAAGAGCAAAAACAACCCGTGGAGGATTCATCCTTTTTAAATCATCTGGAGTTATTATATTTGGGGCTGAAAGTCCGATAAAAACATCTGCTCCTTCCATTGCATCAGAAATTGTTCCTTTAATTTTTCCTGGATTAGTCTTTTTTGCGAGCTCTTCTTTATGAGGATCCATATCCTTTGTTCTTCCCTCATAAAGAGCACCGGCTCTATCACACACAATTATGTCTTTTACTCCGTAGTCAAGAAGCATATAGACTGTGGCAGTTCCTGCTGCACCAGCTCCAGCTATAACTACTTTAAACTCTCTAATATCTCTCTTAAGAATTCTTCCCACATTTATCAATGCAGCTAAAACAACAATAGCTGTCCCATGCTGGTCATCATGAACAACTGGAATATCAAGCTCCTGCCTGAGTCTTTTCTCTACTTCAAAACAGCGTGGTGCAGCAATGTCTTCAAGATT
Protein-coding sequences here:
- a CDS encoding amino acid ABC transporter substrate-binding protein is translated as MKRAGLMMLVLSLILLLVAQVYSADVIRFGAALSLTGKLAKEGNLVKNGYELWKETVNKRGGIKVGNKYYKVDIKYYDDESDPNRAAKLVEKLITEDGIKLILGPYGSESVFSTSAITEKYGALMVQGGAAADKLYTRGFKNLFGIYTVATEYMDDTLKMLRNKTPKPNTVAIVYSNDLFSTQVAQGAYASAQKYGYKVVYYKDYPKGTQDLSTVIVEIKAKNPDILIGCGHFQDTVVIVKQSKDYKLNPKAIAFSVGPTLPDFVTALKGDAEYIFGSAQWTPTLKYKDPVFGSNANFVKAFKAKFGVEPNYHAAGGAAAAVIFQRAIEKAGTFTDINKIRHALASFNEETLFGKIRFDATGKVVGKGMPVIQILRGQQKTVYPEAAAEAKPVYPKPAWR
- a CDS encoding branched-chain amino acid ABC transporter permease, which codes for MILLQILLNGILLGGFYALIGVGFSLVWGVTNIINLAHGAIALLGAYITLFLFQHYGLDPFLSLPFSFIPLFIFGYILQRYLLNLVVKAQIFMLLILTFGVEIFLVNFMTTFFSADFRSVTPDYAGESLIVGDIVIPYIRLGVFAICVLITLLLSLFLNKTWTGKAIKATSLDIDAAMMVGINPAKIFAITFAIASGLAGVAGSLFSLTQAFSPSVAGSLTLRAFIVSILGGLGRVEGALLGGIILGIVETLSSYIIGESYKNAITLAIMVLVLVIKPTGILGKKYFAEVKH
- a CDS encoding NAD-dependent malic enzyme, with protein sequence MGYVPSPSYSITVRVEIENRIGMFAKIASAISGAGGDLGSIDIVKVEKGKIIRDITVNARDEEHEKKIIKALKHIEGIKILRVMDKTFLVHEGGKIGTYNKINVKGREDLSRVYTPGVARVCLDIKKNPEHVYRYTIKGNTVAVITDGTAVLGLGNIGPDAAMPVMEGKCMLFKEFGGVDAFPIAIRTTDVDELVDIIKKISTPFGGINLEDIAAPRCFEVEKRLRQELDIPVVHDDQHGTAIVVLAALINVGRILKRDIREFKVVIAGAGAAGTATVYMLLDYGVKDIIVCDRAGALYEGRTKDMDPHKEELAKKTNPGKIKGTISDAMEGADVFIGLSAPNIITPDDLKRMNPPRVVFALANPDPEIAPELAMPLVRIMATGRSDYPNQINNVLAFPGLFKGLLEVRAKGVDKEIFFAAANAIANIIKDEELNEDYIIPSIFNKKVAQMVSHAVAEKAKKLGLAR